The genomic region CTTCAATTTCATAAAAACATTTCTGTAAAGATAAAAACTGTCTTCTCATTTCTCTCGCTACTAAAGCTTGGGCAATTCCTGTTCCATAAACAAAGACTCTTTCAGCATTATAAATAAGTTTACATATTTCTGCAAAATTCTTTTGCTGCATACTCTTTAAAGTTTCCTGAATATCAAAGTAAAACTTTTCAACTGGTCTACTTTCAATATTCTTTTTACCTTCAATATCCCATTTCAAGAATGCTTTAAATTCACTATATCCCCTAAAGCCAAGCTTTTGTGCAAACCTTAGTATTGTAGTTCTCGATACATTACATTTAGAGGCTAAATCATTGATTTTTAAATCTACACATTCTTTTTTATTATTCATTATATATTTTAAAATATATAAATCACTGTCATTTAGTTTTAAATAATTTTTATTTATTATTTCATCTAATTTCATGCTACACCTCCAAGAAGATACAAGTCAATTATACCATAAAGGATTAGTTAGCCAAAGAAAAGAACCTATATATTTATATAGGTTCTCTTTTACTTTTATTTAATTTTTATTTTAATTCTGGCCAATAGCCTTTGTTTGCTTCGATTAATTCATCTAAAATCTCCCTTGCAACTTTTGCACTAGGAACTGTTTTAGATAAAGTTAAAGCCTGCCATAACTTTTGATAGGATCCTTCTTCCCAAGCTTCAACAACTAACTTTTCTACAGCTACTTGTTGTTCCATTAACCCCTTTTGGAATCTTGGAATTTCACCAATTGAAAGAGCTTCTGGACCATTTGAACCAACTAAGCAAGGAATTTCAACCATAGCTGTTGGATCAAAATTTGATATTGCTCCTTTATTTTCAACTATTAACAGCATTCTCTCCTTAGTATTATAAGCAATTGCTCTTGCTAAATCTACAATATATGAAGCATGTTCATCTATATGAAGGGTAATTCCCTCTGTGCTGCCTTGTTCGATTACTTTCTTACATTCGCCAAAAACAAATTTTTCCCTTCCATCCATAACCTCATTTGCTCTTGTATATTCTTTATTTGAATGTTCAACTACATAATCAGGGAATAAATAATATTTTAAATATGTGTTTGGCAAATGAGTTGGGTCAATTGCTAGTACATCTTTTGCTTTAGCAAAAGTATCACTCCAGCTGGCATCTACATGTTGATATTCTTCAATATCAACATTATAGCCATATTTAGAAACATGCTCCTTAATCCTTGGCATTAGATCATTTCCTTCTTTATCAGTAATGCTTGACCACCATCCAAAATGATTTAAACCATAATATCTAACAATCATATCTTTTCTTGAAGATAATCCTGCTATTTTTGCCATATGCTCTTCTATTCCAATAGGCATATCACAAATATTTAATATCTTTGAATATGGTCTTAATTTTCTTGTTGCTTCTGCCACAATTGCAGCTGGATTAGAATAGTTTAACATCCAGGCATTTGGTGAATATTTTTCCATATAATCAATTAATTCTAGTATTCCACCAATAGATCTCATTCCATAAGCTATTCCTCCAGGACCACAAGTTTCTTGACCTAAAACATTATGCTTTAGAGGAATCTTTTCATCTAATTCTCTCATAGCATATTTGCCAACCCTTATATGAGCCATTACAAAATCTATATCTGTAAAAGCTTCTTCTGGATCAGTTGTAGCTTTAAATTCTATCTCTGGAGCTCTTTCCTTTATTAAGATTTCACAAGCTTTAGCTATAGTATCTTGTCTTTCTCCATCATTATCATAAAATTTTAACTTTCTAATAGGAAATCTCTCCAAATTTTCTAAGAGCATTAATACAATTCCTGGTGTATATGTGCTGCCTCCTCCTGCTACTAAGACCGAAAATTTTCTCATATAAATCTCCTCCACTTAAATATATTTATAAAAGCCTTTCAAACCTTTCTCTTATTTGAGGAACAGATAACCCAACTATAACTTGTATCGCATTTCCTTTTTTTACCAGACCGTGAGCGCCTGCTTCTTTGAATTCATCCGCTATAGCCACTAAAGTTTCATCCTTAACTGTTACTCTTAATCTAGTTGCACAATTAGTAACTTCAACAATATTTTCTTTTCCTCCAAGAAGTTCTAAGAATTTTATAGCCTTTATATCTCTCGGATCTTCATTAGAAGCTTCCTTTGTTGAAGCAGCTTCCTTCATCGCTTTATAATCTGATTTTCTATATAATTTTGTTGTTTCTGAATCTCCTTCCCTGCCAGGAGTTTTAAAATCAAATTTTAATATTAAATATCTAAACACTATAAACCAAACTGCTGTAAAAATTAACCCTACTACTATTTGTGCTATATAAGTTCCTGAATGATATTTAAATAATGGAATCCAGTTCTTTGCTACCCAGTCTATTAAACCTCCTCCAAAATCTCCTACTACACCAAAAGCATAAGATGTTGCAGCAAGGGTAGCTGCTAGGACAGAGTGAACTACAAATAATATTGGTGCAACGAATAGGAATGTAAAATCAAGTGGTTCAGTAATTCCTGCAAAAGCAGCTGTTAATGTTGCTGGTATCAATAATCCTGCTACAGCCTTTTTCTTTTCTGGCCTTGCTGTTGAATAAATAGCTAATGCTATACCTGTACAACCAAATACCTTCGATAATCCATGTAAAGCAAATCCACCTTCTGGGAACATTGCTTTTAAGCTTTGAGCTGAACTAGCAAAGTCTTGTAAATGTTGTGGGAAATACATTGCAATTCCATTTTCAACAACAGCTGGTCCAAAAATAAATGGTGTATAAATAAAATGGTGTAATCCTGTTGGAATTAATATTCTTTCTAAGAATGTATAAATTCCTACTCCAAGTACTCCTGCATCTCTTAAAAAACCTTGTAGGCTGCTTATCCCTCCTTGAACTTTTGGCCAAGTTAAGCACATAAGAAGGGCTACTGGCAACATTACAAAGAAGCCAACTATAACAACTAAAGAAGAACCCTTAAATATTCCCAGCCATTCAGGGAGTTCTTTATCAAAAAACCTATCATGTAAATACACAACAATACCTGCAATTAATATTGCTCCTATCATTCCTGTGTCAAGGGTCTTAATATTTGCTATCATAGTAAGACCACTTTCCCCGCCAACTTCTTGAGCAAAATTAACTCCAAAGGATGGTCCCCATAAACTTAGCATTGCACTAACAAAATAATTAAAAGTTAAATATATTACTAATGATTCTAATGCTGCTCTAGCATTATTTTTTTTTGCAAGGCCTATAGGTAATCCAATGACAAATAAGAAAGGTAATTGTCTAAATACAGTCCAAGCTCCTTCTTCTATAACATGCCAGAACTTGTACCACATTCCGTCTGTATTGGCCAAAGCTCCCATAATATCTTGGTTCTTAAAGACAATTGCTAATGAAACCATAATACCAGAAAATGAAAAAAGTAATACTGGTGTAAACATTGCTGCACCAAATCGCTGAATTTTTTCCATAAGAACACTTTTTTTATTCATAATTCCTCTCCTTAATAAAATAATATTACAAAGTACTTTGCAATATTATCCTACTAAAGTAAGAAAATGTTTTCAACGCTTTTAGGGCAATCAGTTCCTTAGTAAACTATACTGTAAACAATCACATTTTATGTGAATTTTCCCTTAAAGCTTTTTACTGGTATATTATTAAAAAATAAAAAGGGTTGCTATGGACAACCCTTTAGAATTTTTACTTATTAAAATAAATCTCTTTTTTACTATATATAAAATATAATAATAATCCTGGAAGTATTAAACTTATTAAAATACCTATCAGAATACTAACTGATAGCCCTTTAGTTATTATTGAATAAAAAATAGATACTACTTGTATACCAGTAAATATATAGACTCCTATTCCTTTTTTGAATAAAATTAGTATCACAGCAATAAGTATAATAGCCGCAATTATCGCTGAGAAAATGTACTCACCTCTAGTAACTGTATAATTTCCCATCCCCATTGATATCAGAAAATTATTAGTTTCATCA from Clostridium isatidis harbors:
- a CDS encoding MurR/RpiR family transcriptional regulator, producing the protein MKLDEIINKNYLKLNDSDLYILKYIMNNKKECVDLKINDLASKCNVSRTTILRFAQKLGFRGYSEFKAFLKWDIEGKKNIESRPVEKFYFDIQETLKSMQQKNFAEICKLIYNAERVFVYGTGIAQALVAREMRRQFLSLQKCFYEIEGDTELKMISPSFTPKDIIIIVTLSGSREYLIDLVKELNSKGIEYIAITKINNNEVAIRTKNNIYVSTSIIELGNGNEYESMVLFSIAVEILFREYIAFLRSREK
- a CDS encoding 6-phospho-alpha-glucosidase, giving the protein MRKFSVLVAGGGSTYTPGIVLMLLENLERFPIRKLKFYDNDGERQDTIAKACEILIKERAPEIEFKATTDPEEAFTDIDFVMAHIRVGKYAMRELDEKIPLKHNVLGQETCGPGGIAYGMRSIGGILELIDYMEKYSPNAWMLNYSNPAAIVAEATRKLRPYSKILNICDMPIGIEEHMAKIAGLSSRKDMIVRYYGLNHFGWWSSITDKEGNDLMPRIKEHVSKYGYNVDIEEYQHVDASWSDTFAKAKDVLAIDPTHLPNTYLKYYLFPDYVVEHSNKEYTRANEVMDGREKFVFGECKKVIEQGSTEGITLHIDEHASYIVDLARAIAYNTKERMLLIVENKGAISNFDPTAMVEIPCLVGSNGPEALSIGEIPRFQKGLMEQQVAVEKLVVEAWEEGSYQKLWQALTLSKTVPSAKVAREILDELIEANKGYWPELK
- a CDS encoding alpha-glucoside-specific PTS transporter subunit IIBC, with amino-acid sequence MNKKSVLMEKIQRFGAAMFTPVLLFSFSGIMVSLAIVFKNQDIMGALANTDGMWYKFWHVIEEGAWTVFRQLPFLFVIGLPIGLAKKNNARAALESLVIYLTFNYFVSAMLSLWGPSFGVNFAQEVGGESGLTMIANIKTLDTGMIGAILIAGIVVYLHDRFFDKELPEWLGIFKGSSLVVIVGFFVMLPVALLMCLTWPKVQGGISSLQGFLRDAGVLGVGIYTFLERILIPTGLHHFIYTPFIFGPAVVENGIAMYFPQHLQDFASSAQSLKAMFPEGGFALHGLSKVFGCTGIALAIYSTARPEKKKAVAGLLIPATLTAAFAGITEPLDFTFLFVAPILFVVHSVLAATLAATSYAFGVVGDFGGGLIDWVAKNWIPLFKYHSGTYIAQIVVGLIFTAVWFIVFRYLILKFDFKTPGREGDSETTKLYRKSDYKAMKEAASTKEASNEDPRDIKAIKFLELLGGKENIVEVTNCATRLRVTVKDETLVAIADEFKEAGAHGLVKKGNAIQVIVGLSVPQIRERFERLL